The genome window GAAGAGTAGCGAGACTGTGATTGATGTGCACCAGGATAGTGGGGAAAATGATGAGGACTGGTTGAATGTGGTAGGCTACCTAGGTTATCCGCGAGTCTTCTTCAAGATCTTGAATTTCAGCGCCAAGTGATCAAGACCACGGATGGTGAGACTACTGTAGCAATCATTGAGGAGAGGAGCCACTTGTTGGATGGAAATTCCACCGATGTGCGCGCCTGGATTGAGATTGATGCTTCGGATCTTATCAAGTACGTTTTGATAATCTAATACTTCCGTTCCTAAATACCATTTCAGCCCGACCCTGCTAATCTCCTCCCCAGAAGCCGTAGCGGCACTCGGCCTGGAGGTAGAGGCAACAGCGTTTCAAAGATTTGAGAACGTTGGGTTATACCTCCCGGGGATTTGTTCAGAGTATGTGCCAAAAGCTATCGATGAGTTTAACAGTAGTAGTTTTGAAGGTGAGTTGGGCCTCTAAACTATCAGATAAAGTTGAAGATCGTTTTTTCTAGGAATTGAGATCGAAGGCCCGATTGGTGTGAATATAACTGCTCTGGAGCTTGCTGGGGTGAACCTGACGAGCCTTGCCGATAAGCTTAGGAATGATACAGAAGTTGACGAGATCCTCTCGAGGACCAATGGATCTACGAAGTAAGTTGGGGGTTTTTTACGGAGCTCTTTGATGTTCCTACTCTTCCAGAAACCTGGGCGGAAGCTTCATCCTCCCCGTGTTGAACAAAAACCAATACGACCCATTCTCGGCGCCGATCGTCTTTCAAGGTTCCGCAGTTGTCGTGCGATTCGGCATCTACATCGAGTCGATGAGTAATTTTCAGACGAGTACTATGGTTTGTTAACACCCACGCATTCTGTGTACCTATAACATTTCAGGATTACGACATGGACATCTACCTGATGATGTCGTGGCGAGACGCTCGACTGGTCAACCCGTATGATAAACCGATATTGGTGAAAGAAGAGGATATTCTGGAGAAGATTTGGAGGCCCGATCCGTTTTTTGCGAATGCGAAGGAAGCCGAGTTTCATGAagtcacttttttgaattttctgatgaGAATCTTCCCGGATGGGCTAGTTTTATACGAGACAAGGTAAAGTTTCTTTTTAGTAAATACCAGACTAGGCCTGGGCAGACCTAGCCTAGGCCTGGAAGAAGTGGGCCGGCCCCCACGTACCAGACCATTACCCCAAGaagtaaaatatttcagagtgAAAATCAAGCCGTCTTGTAATCTAATCCTCTGCAAGTATCCTCATGACAAGCAGACGTGTGATTTGCTCATTAAGTCGTGTAAGTTTTTGGGAATTTAAAAGTCAGGCTTTCATAGCGACCGACATTTCACGAGTTTTGTTTTTAGTCGCCTACCCCGTCGAAACTGTCCGATTCGAGTGGTTCACGCGGCGAAAAGACGCCATCGACAAAAATCCGGACGTAAAGCTCCCCGAGCTATACATTGATCGCTATGAGACCACGACATGCCCGAATGAACGAAAATCTGGCGCATTTTCTTGTCTTCGAGCAGTTTTCCGTCTGAAACGAGATGTCGGATTCCATATTGCTCAGACCTACATCCCGACGAGTCTTGCGCTGATGTTCTCGTGGGTAAGTAGATCTgcaattttgttgaattttttcatttaaaaaatataaaaatacttttctagGTTGGTGTATGGCTTCCCGAAGAGTTTATGGAAGGTCGTATTGGAGTGGCTATTACCGTACTTTTGACGCTTTCGACCGAATCTGCTGGAGCTCGAGAGCATCTGCCAAGTGTGTCGTATTTAAAGGTACCTATTACTTTAACTATTCATacaatcaacaattttttttgaggcaATCGACTTATGGTTCGGTTTTATCACTGGATTCGTCTTTTTTACACTGCTTCAGACCCTTTTTGTCATTGGTTTTGATAAAAGAGCAAatcagctcaaaaaatgggcTGGTCGAAAGACAGCAGACATCACTGAAGAAATTCGAGAAGCTCTTCTACAAAAAGCTACACGATACCATAAAACTGGACGATACCTTGATAATTTCTGCCGTGTCTTTTACCCATTAAGCTTCATTTTATTCCTTTTGATGTATTATTTCGTGTTCACAGAAGGACGCCAAGATGATTGTATGAATCGCCGATGATctcactttatttttttaaataaataaatattggaaaaaaatacgatcggccaaatttttcataatttatttttgatctacttgtTGAGCTTGACTCCGCCCCCGATCTTGCTGccgttgttatttttttgtggcTGTCTTGTCGAAGGAAGGGGCGGAGTCAAGTTCAataggtagatcaaaaataaattatgagaaatttgtgcgatcgtattttttcgatgatatatatttttctttttttttctgcaaaaaaatttcggtgcCTCATGCTGGAATCGAACCAGCGACCTTCTGTTTACTAGACAGACGCTCTGCCACTGAGCCAATGAGGCGATGATTCTTCAGTTTTAAAAggatttcacaaattttttgaattatttcacCACCTAAAAATATAGATGGTAGTAAAAAGTAAGCCCAATGCGGGGCTCGAACCCGCGACAACCAGATTAAGAGTCTGGTGctctaccgactgagctaacCGGGCGGCGTTGTGACATAGATAACAGGGTAGTTATGAACCTTTTGTGTAGTAGACGCAGGTGAGGAAAGACAGCAGGGGTAACTGGGGGTATAACACGAAGAACGGCTGATTGCGCTAACTTTTCAGCGGTACATGGgttaaatttccatattttacAACGAAAAATCTACAGCTGCCGACATTTTGCGGGATCGCCTTTCAATATACAAGAAGTAAGAGTATATAGATGCCAatattaaatatatttcaaaatcaattttaacagaagtaaaaaaataaaatattatgtaGGTCTCATTCCACAAGCAAATCCACGTGTCTTTCGATTCATATTCCCCGTAACAAAGGTCGCGACACAGTTGACATCTTCAAATGTGGCCGCATAATACCGTCCCCTTGCATCAATAAAGGGATCGATTGAAGCAAGAAAAAGTGCACAATTTTGATTCAGTCTTCCGTTATCAGGCTGTCCAgtttggaataaaaaaccaTCTGTACCGGTTGCCGAGTTGTCGGTCCATTCGAAGGCGGTAGTTCGGCTACACGTTGCTGTAAGAGGCTGCCCCATGCATCTCGCGGTTCTCTGAAGTCCAAGCCATACCGACCCGCTCTGTTGTGGAATTAGAGATAGAAGTGATTCTGGAACAATTTGAGTGAGTAATGTGATAAGGTTTCGTATAGACTACTTTGAATAAAAAGGGCTTCTTGCTTGTTCTGAAGCCCGGTAAGAGTTGTACCGATTGATCGGCATGCTTCCTCAGCATCAGCTTGAGCAGCATGGTGCCCAATGAAGACCTGAATATGAAAATGGAGTTATAtaagaatttgaaatgaacTCACTTTAATACACCATTTTCCTGATGGTCGATTGAAAGTTGCCCAACCATAGGGACAGACTTTGACTCGAGGCTTTGTCATAGGCCGAGGCTTTGTAGGACGAAGTGTTGTAGTTGTAGTTTTTCGAGTCGTAGTTGTTGGGATTGGTGttgtggttactgtagttggaAGTTGTGtggagggtactgtagttggaATTGACGTCGTGGTTACGGTCGTAGGAATATGTGtagaggttactgtagtcggaATAGGAGTGGTTGTTACGGTCGTCGTTGTTGACGttgtggttactgtagtcaGAATAGGCGTGGGGGTTACGGTACTAGCAGTTGTAGAAGAAAGTGTTGTCGTTGCTTGACAAGCTTGAGCACAAGTCTGCTCTTCATCAATTTCGCAGTCCTCGTCGCTCTGAAATAACTAGAATGTAGTGTCAGAAACTGTGAAATGCGGAGAAAACTCACCGTGTCCGCAAGCAGAGTTGTTATCTGTCCAGACATTCCGACAGCGAGTAGAGTAAATATTAAGTAGAATTTTAGAGACAACATTAAACAGTCctcaaaatatgaaatgagCGGAGCAATAATAAAACCATTTGTTATGTGCTTCTGCCTATAGTGTCGTGGCATAAAGTTTTCTGAATGCTTGACTTTATAAGTTACGGTTACGTCACTAGAACAGTCAATtcccaaaaacaaatttatcaaaaaaaaagttttaactgATAAGGCAATTCACACATTATTTCAATATACTTTCTCAACCTCGTTTTCCACAGGCAAATCCACGAGTTCTACGAGCTtcattttctggaataaaGTTTGCAACACAGTTCACATCCTCCAGTGTAGCCGCATAATATGTTCCTCTTG of Caenorhabditis elegans chromosome II contains these proteins:
- the lgc-45 gene encoding Ligand-Gated ion Channel (Product from WormBase gene class lgc;~Confirmed by transcript evidence), with product MPRHNHFILQCLLLLCLLFTCLDSRRRGQSGRTFEDSKAEERHFDFKAAPGEEAAEEVEEKPKIVLASKGDSGSTVATTVAPKVEVEEEATTQSTEDLVKKLLEGVFDLENLTKIVEEEHAEALDEATNRTVLWIDTSYKAMDYNLSTDDFEECATWQKYWNLTAELEKNKDRNLSSSGNDTEDVVSEIDELKETEENLKQTELVNTKNRLKALGLNPELLVAYKAVGLVYREICGNHGRTLWYRTREDASLIGVDSFSPICEPFKEQLNPDESTLSQLALKLNILIQNVTEGFEPALRRGGGGNTTSTEDGEIQNSTMLTSKEPEAVTSDDSIVLLPSSTDSSKEQLTTSHPAHHHHHHHHHQHHQTPPAPSTETPETPTTAQQADYEINDDEYDNRVFSSGLPPEEPTTTTEPTTTTTESISEVEVYDDDVWDYRDMEKRFKVRHQVVFDGNEIGEDELDGSFPSIHQASNRKRRRHVVLKTKIRRRRRRKRAAGSDEEDEKKSSETVIDVHQDSGENDEDWLNVRQVIKTTDGETTVAIIEERSHLLDGNSTDVRAWIEIDASDLINPTLLISSPEAVAALGLEVEATAFQRFENVGLYLPGICSEYVPKAIDEFNSSSFEGIEIEGPIGVNITALELAGVNLTSLADKLRNDTEVDEILSRTNGSTKNLGGSFILPVLNKNQYDPFSAPIVFQGSAVVVRFGIYIESMSNFQTSTMDYDMDIYLMMSWRDARLVNPYDKPILVKEEDILEKIWRPDPFFANAKEAEFHEVTFLNFLMRIFPDGLVLYETRVKIKPSCNLILCKYPHDKQTCDLLIKSFAYPVETVRFEWFTRRKDAIDKNPDVKLPELYIDRYETTTCPNERKSGAFSCLRAVFRLKRDVGFHIAQTYIPTSLALMFSWVGVWLPEEFMEGRIGVAITVLLTLSTESAGAREHLPSVSYLKAIDLWFGFITGFVFFTLLQTLFVIGFDKRANQLKKWAGRKTADITEEIREALLQKATRYHKTGRYLDNFCRVFYPLSFILFLLMYYFVFTEGRQDDCMNRR
- the lgc-45 gene encoding Ligand-Gated ion Channel (Product from WormBase gene class lgc;~Confirmed by transcript evidence) — protein: MPRHNHFILQCLLLLCLLFTCLDSRRRGQSGRTFEDSKAEERHFDFKAAPGEEAAEEVEEKPKIVLASKGDSGSTVATTVAPKVEVEEEATTQSTEDLVKKLLEGVFDLENLTKIVEEEHAEALDEATNRTVLWIDTSYKAMDYNLSTDDFEECATWQKYWNLTAELEKNKDRNLSSSGNDTEDVVSEIDELKETEENLKQTELVNTKNRLKALGLNPELLVAYKAVGLVYREICGNHGRTLWYRTREDASLIGVDSFSPICEPFKEQLNPDESTLSQLALKLNILIQNVTEGFEPALRRGGGGNTTSTEDGEIQNSTMLTSKEPEAVTSDDSEQLTTSHPAHHHHHHHHHQHHQTPPAPSTETPETPTTAQQADYEINDDEYDNRVFSSGLPPEEPTTTTEPTTTTTESISEVEVYDDDVWDYRDMEKRFKVRHQVVFDGNEIGEDELDGSFPSIHQASNRKRRRHVVLKTKIRRRRRRKRAAGSDEEDEKKSSETVIDVHQDSGENDEDWLNVRQVIKTTDGETTVAIIEERSHLLDGNSTDVRAWIEIDASDLINPTLLISSPEAVAALGLEVEATAFQRFENVGLYLPGICSEYVPKAIDEFNSSSFEGIEIEGPIGVNITALELAGVNLTSLADKLRNDTEVDEILSRTNGSTKNLGGSFILPVLNKNQYDPFSAPIVFQGSAVVVRFGIYIESMSNFQTSTMDYDMDIYLMMSWRDARLVNPYDKPILVKEEDILEKIWRPDPFFANAKEAEFHEVTFLNFLMRIFPDGLVLYETRVKIKPSCNLILCKYPHDKQTCDLLIKSFAYPVETVRFEWFTRRKDAIDKNPDVKLPELYIDRYETTTCPNERKSGAFSCLRAVFRLKRDVGFHIAQTYIPTSLALMFSWVGVWLPEEFMEGRIGVAITVLLTLSTESAGAREHLPSVSYLKAIDLWFGFITGFVFFTLLQTLFVIGFDKRANQLKKWAGRKTADITEEIREALLQKATRYHKTGRYLDNFCRVFYPLSFILFLLMYYFVFTEGRQDDCMNRR
- the lgc-45 gene encoding Ligand-Gated ion Channel (Product from WormBase gene class lgc;~Confirmed by transcript evidence), which encodes MDYNLSTDDFEECATWQKYWNLTAELEKNKDRNLSSSGNDTEDVVSEIDELKETEENLKQTELVNTKNRLKALGLNPELLVAYKAVGLVYREICGNHGRTLWYRTREDASLIGVDSFSPICEPFKEQLNPDESTLSQLALKLNILIQNVTEGFEPALRRGGGGNTTSTEDGEIQNSTMLTSKEPEAVTSDDSIVLLPSSTDSSKEQLTTSHPAHHHHHHHHHQHHQTPPAPSTETPETPTTAQQADYEINDDEYDNRVFSSGLPPEEPTTTTEPTTTTTESISEVEVYDDDVWDYRDMEKRFKVRHQVVFDGNEIGEDELDGSFPSIHQASNRKRRRHVVLKTKIRRRRRRKRAAGSDEEDEKKSSETVIDVHQDSGENDEDWLNVRQVIKTTDGETTVAIIEERSHLLDGNSTDVRAWIEIDASDLINPTLLISSPEAVAALGLEVEATAFQRFENVGLYLPGICSEYVPKAIDEFNSSSFEGIEIEGPIGVNITALELAGVNLTSLADKLRNDTEVDEILSRTNGSTKNLGGSFILPVLNKNQYDPFSAPIVFQGSAVVVRFGIYIESMSNFQTSTMDYDMDIYLMMSWRDARLVNPYDKPILVKEEDILEKIWRPDPFFANAKEAEFHEVTFLNFLMRIFPDGLVLYETRVKIKPSCNLILCKYPHDKQTCDLLIKSFAYPVETVRFEWFTRRKDAIDKNPDVKLPELYIDRYETTTCPNERKSGAFSCLRAVFRLKRDVGFHIAQTYIPTSLALMFSWVGVWLPEEFMEGRIGVAITVLLTLSTESAGAREHLPSVSYLKAIDLWFGFITGFVFFTLLQTLFVIGFDKRANQLKKWAGRKTADITEEIREALLQKATRYHKTGRYLDNFCRVFYPLSFILFLLMYYFVFTEGRQDDCMNRR
- the clec-127 gene encoding C-type lectin domain-containing protein (Predicted); the encoded protein is MLSLKFYLIFTLLAVGMSGQITTLLADTSDEDCEIDEEQTCAQACQATTTLSSTTASTVTPTPILTTVTTTSTTTTVTTTPIPTTVTSTHIPTTVTTTSIPTTVPSTQLPTTVTTTPIPTTTTRKTTTTTLRPTKPRPMTKPRVKVCPYGWATFNRPSGKWCIKVFIGHHAAQADAEEACRSIGTTLTGLQNKQEALFIQKSLLSLIPQQSGSVWLGLQRTARCMGQPLTATCSRTTAFEWTDNSATGTDGFLFQTGQPDNGRLNQNCALFLASIDPFIDARGRYYAATFEDVNCVATFVTGNMNRKTRGFACGMRPT